A genomic window from Balaenoptera acutorostrata chromosome 20, mBalAcu1.1, whole genome shotgun sequence includes:
- the SPACA3 gene encoding sperm acrosome membrane-associated protein 3, with the protein MEGGSWAPRRWSCLPGITLLALASLLSCLLTSGQAKVYSRCELARVLQDFGLDGFRGYSLADWVCLAYFASGFNTAAVDHEADGSTNNGIFQINSRKWCKNLNPNVPNMCQMYCSDLLNPNLKDTVICAMKITQDPQGLGTWEVWRHHCQGKDLSDWVDGCEL; encoded by the exons ATGGAAGGTGGGAGCTGGGCTCCCAGAAGGTGGTCGTGCCTGCCTGGGATCACGCTTCTGGCCTTGGCCTCTCTGCTCAGCTGCCTTCTCACCTCCGGCCAGGCCAAGGTCTACAGTCGCTGTGAGCTGGCCAGAGTGCTGCAGGATTTCGGCCTGGATGGATTCCGGGGATACAGCCTGGCAGACT GGGTCTGTCTTGCTTACTTCGCAAGTGGCTTCAACACAGCTGCCGTGGACCACGAAGCCGATGGAAGTACCAACAACGGCATCTTCCAGATCAACAGCCGGAAGTGGTGCAAAAATCTCAACCCCAATGTCCCAAACATGTGCCAGATGTACTGCTCCG acTTGTTGAATCCTAACCTCAAGGATACTGTTATCTGTGCCATGAAGATAACTCAAGATCCCCAGGGTCTGGGCACCTG GGAGGTCTGGAGGCATCACTGCCAGGGCAAGGACCTCAGTGACTGGGTGGATGGCTGTGAATTGTAG